One Streptomyces sp. NBC_01237 genomic region harbors:
- a CDS encoding serine/threonine-protein kinase, whose protein sequence is MPGPLREDSPRRIGPYAIRARLGAGGMGEVYLGVRDEATCGADTPAGATGGAGAPDAPGAPGAAEPVAVKTVRREVAGDPGFRTRFRREIALARSVTGPWLAPLLDGDADAEVPWLATGYVAGPTLSAAVRRSGALGEEEARMLGAGLARALEAVHAAGVVHRDVKPGNVMLAADGPRLIDFGIARNPSATPLTTTGRMVGSPAFMSPEHVAGSGRVVSASDVFALASVLCFAATGRDPFGDGPVAAVLYRVKYVEADLSEVPAALRAVLADCLAADPAARPTAAELAARLAPDAAVGWPAPMAEHIAEHERELAVLRALEGPLLPGYTPTEAATGSRVPADRLPTRGPGLPPEPTPSAARSPLPSWGRYARAAAVGLLLAGAATGGLLALRDDDPDGTGGAGSPGGTGGTPAQVLAGIDAQGGPAGSGTVPYGRDIRPAGWKPWQGRLAAAPLGCAAGRYAVVCRRTDGSYEALSASDGKKLWDYAAAEENAGPGARVSPTGQFFMPGGSTRPAIHGDTVLLATGNRLLALDSRTGKTRWESRSGGAHWLESAPVVADGLVFADIGDTPHGAQVAAFDLRTGEEKWRKPLVGDDITQAQWYDYWPLATDDGVLYILGGDGVRALRTTDGEELGRADDETTADCRDALVRLPLVHCSVYTHTTDEEGIAVYRLRAPSLRLTGQVAVTPELTTGTTLAAVDDHVMVLARGSAPWVDDTTAPEIVLTAREGGRVLGRYPLRKDAGGGRRNPVSAPVIVADTLVWADTTTLYSVPLNGGSAPGKLRGTPLKGAPGPTVPPSYDELDWGVRFEQELLSPEILPVGGAVYVLYDQGTVLSVPLPGPAAS, encoded by the coding sequence ATGCCGGGGCCGCTGCGGGAGGACTCGCCGAGACGGATCGGGCCGTACGCGATACGGGCCAGGCTCGGCGCGGGAGGCATGGGGGAGGTCTACCTCGGGGTACGGGACGAGGCGACCTGCGGGGCGGACACACCTGCCGGCGCCACGGGCGGTGCGGGTGCCCCGGACGCCCCCGGCGCTCCGGGCGCCGCCGAGCCCGTCGCCGTCAAGACGGTGCGCCGTGAGGTGGCCGGTGACCCCGGCTTCCGTACCCGCTTCCGGCGCGAGATCGCCCTCGCCCGCTCCGTCACGGGCCCCTGGCTCGCCCCGCTGCTCGACGGCGACGCCGACGCCGAGGTGCCCTGGCTCGCCACCGGCTATGTGGCGGGCCCGACCCTCTCGGCCGCGGTGCGCCGTTCGGGGGCGCTCGGCGAGGAGGAGGCGCGGATGCTCGGCGCCGGGCTCGCCCGCGCGCTGGAGGCCGTCCACGCGGCGGGCGTGGTGCACCGGGACGTGAAGCCGGGCAATGTGATGCTCGCCGCGGACGGCCCGCGGCTCATCGACTTCGGGATCGCCCGGAACCCGAGCGCCACCCCGCTCACCACCACCGGCCGGATGGTCGGCAGCCCCGCCTTCATGTCCCCGGAGCATGTCGCGGGCAGCGGACGCGTCGTGTCCGCGTCGGACGTCTTCGCCCTCGCCTCCGTGCTCTGCTTCGCCGCCACCGGGCGCGACCCCTTCGGCGACGGGCCCGTCGCCGCCGTGCTCTACCGGGTCAAGTACGTCGAGGCCGACCTGAGCGAGGTGCCGGCCGCCCTGCGCGCGGTCCTCGCGGACTGCCTGGCTGCCGACCCGGCAGCCCGCCCCACCGCCGCCGAACTCGCCGCGCGCCTCGCCCCGGACGCCGCCGTCGGCTGGCCGGCACCGATGGCGGAGCACATCGCCGAGCACGAGAGGGAGCTGGCCGTCCTCCGGGCGCTGGAGGGGCCCCTGCTGCCGGGGTACACCCCGACGGAGGCCGCCACCGGAAGCAGGGTGCCGGCCGATCGGCTGCCCACCCGCGGACCGGGCCTGCCCCCGGAGCCCACGCCGTCCGCCGCCCGTTCCCCGCTGCCGTCCTGGGGCCGCTACGCACGCGCCGCGGCCGTCGGGCTCCTCCTGGCCGGCGCCGCCACCGGCGGCCTGCTCGCCCTGCGTGACGACGATCCGGACGGGACCGGCGGCGCCGGAAGCCCCGGGGGTACCGGAGGCACACCCGCCCAGGTGCTCGCCGGGATCGACGCCCAGGGCGGACCCGCGGGCTCCGGCACCGTCCCCTACGGACGCGACATCCGCCCCGCCGGCTGGAAGCCGTGGCAGGGCAGGCTCGCCGCCGCGCCGCTGGGCTGCGCGGCCGGCCGGTACGCCGTGGTCTGCCGCAGGACCGACGGATCGTACGAGGCGCTGTCCGCCTCCGACGGGAAGAAGCTCTGGGACTACGCGGCAGCCGAGGAGAACGCCGGTCCGGGCGCGCGGGTCAGCCCGACCGGGCAGTTCTTCATGCCCGGCGGCTCCACCCGCCCGGCGATCCACGGCGACACCGTCCTCCTGGCCACCGGCAACCGGCTGCTCGCGCTGGACTCCCGTACCGGAAAGACGCGTTGGGAGAGCAGGTCCGGCGGCGCGCACTGGCTGGAGAGCGCCCCGGTGGTCGCCGACGGGCTGGTGTTCGCCGACATCGGCGACACCCCGCACGGCGCGCAGGTCGCCGCCTTCGACCTCCGTACCGGCGAGGAGAAGTGGCGCAAGCCGCTCGTCGGTGACGACATCACCCAGGCGCAGTGGTACGACTACTGGCCGCTGGCCACCGACGACGGGGTGCTCTACATCCTCGGCGGGGACGGGGTACGCGCGCTGCGCACGACGGACGGCGAGGAACTGGGCCGGGCCGACGACGAGACCACGGCCGACTGCCGGGACGCCCTCGTGCGCCTGCCCCTCGTCCACTGCTCCGTCTACACCCATACCACGGACGAGGAGGGCATCGCCGTCTACCGGCTCCGCGCGCCGTCGCTCAGGCTGACCGGACAGGTCGCGGTCACCCCCGAACTCACCACCGGCACCACGCTGGCGGCCGTCGACGACCACGTCATGGTCCTCGCACGCGGCAGTGCGCCCTGGGTGGACGACACGACCGCGCCGGAGATCGTCCTGACCGCGCGGGAAGGCGGCCGGGTGCTGGGCCGCTACCCCCTGCGCAAGGACGCGGGGGGCGGCCGCAGGAATCCGGTCTCCGCGCCGGTGATCGTGGCCGACACCCTCGTATGGGCGGACACCACCACGCTCTACAGCGTCCCGCTCAACGGCGGCTCCGCGCCCGGCAAGCTCCGCGGCACCCCGCTCAAGGGCGCGCCCGGCCCCACGGTCCCGCCGTCCTACGACGAGCTCGACTGGGGCGTGCGGTTCGAACAGGAGCTGCTGTCACCGGAGATCCTGCCGGTCGGCGGGGCCGTGTACGTCCTCTACGACCAGGGCACCGTCCTGTCCGTCCCGCTGCCGGGCCCGGCCGCCTCATGA
- a CDS encoding protein kinase domain-containing protein, with product MIGPLAPGVRTRIGPYQLLGLLGAGGMGEVYLARPGTARTASGDPLAGLVALKTMHTGLDLDEGFRIRFRREIAAAGAVRSPHSAALVGGDADGPRPWLATEYVPGPTLAEAVSRTGPLPEPVVRAVGSGLARALADMHAVRVLHRDLKPGNVLLGADGPKVIDFGIAQAFEATRLTRTGVVVGTPGYISPEHIEGSRALVPASDVFCLGAVLAHAASGRGPFDDSDMAAVIFRIAHGEPELGGVPVGLRPLIERCLSARAEDRPTPPELAGLLWPGEFPEPFPWHDAVRGEFSRYAGEARECARSAPAADRVVEAGAVPGAPGGGAPVGAAPLARPPAVPAPLAPSAAAPLSPLAPDPAPSRRRGPRIAVAAVALAVCVALGVLLLPGLLDGTGDGSGGATGGRPGASASPSPSVRPTPATLVPGADAGRTGDFGERGADSAARPAGWQPWTGGKGTGDHGCALSGDTLVCSGSRGVTALDAATGTERWNVPERTGGDAVGTDGRSIAAVVEGTVYAFVPEALLGLRLTDGKEVWRKPMRKGYLGTGAVYADGVVHYVSRIRGGSTGRLVAQQVTGAKRPERWSVEYHEFQFTLLVAEGRLVAVGGDIRIFDAASGDRLPGIVQGDVPCGEPVLRKAELLCLGEEGITVIDVTRTDRRRTLATAATASYRPAVSADGTVVLSSPGRLRALRLSDGEELWSHVSDLALAGGTSVSGDHALVADGEVVDAFALGGRGSIEMTERKVLNGPLEDSSRLIAVGDVLFLSFDNDGSVVSGFAP from the coding sequence ATGATCGGGCCGCTCGCCCCCGGCGTACGCACCCGGATCGGCCCGTACCAGCTGCTCGGCCTGCTCGGCGCGGGCGGCATGGGCGAGGTCTACCTCGCCCGGCCCGGCACGGCGCGGACCGCTTCCGGTGATCCGCTCGCCGGGCTCGTCGCGCTGAAGACGATGCACACCGGTCTCGACCTCGACGAAGGGTTCCGGATCCGCTTCCGCCGGGAGATCGCGGCGGCCGGTGCGGTGCGCAGTCCGCACTCGGCCGCGCTCGTCGGCGGGGACGCCGACGGTCCGCGGCCCTGGCTCGCCACCGAGTACGTCCCCGGCCCCACGCTCGCCGAGGCCGTCTCCCGCACCGGGCCGCTGCCCGAACCGGTGGTGCGCGCGGTGGGCTCGGGTCTCGCCCGTGCGCTGGCCGACATGCACGCGGTACGGGTGCTGCACCGCGACCTCAAGCCCGGCAACGTGCTGCTCGGCGCCGACGGGCCCAAGGTCATCGACTTCGGGATCGCGCAGGCGTTCGAGGCCACCCGGCTGACCCGGACCGGCGTGGTGGTCGGCACCCCCGGCTACATCTCGCCCGAGCACATCGAAGGTTCGCGGGCGCTGGTGCCCGCCTCCGACGTGTTCTGCCTGGGCGCCGTGCTCGCTCACGCCGCGTCCGGGCGCGGCCCGTTCGACGACTCCGACATGGCGGCGGTCATCTTCCGCATCGCTCACGGGGAGCCCGAACTCGGCGGCGTACCCGTGGGGTTGCGGCCGCTGATCGAGCGCTGCCTCAGCGCCCGCGCCGAGGACCGGCCGACACCGCCGGAGCTGGCCGGGCTGCTGTGGCCGGGGGAGTTCCCGGAGCCGTTCCCGTGGCACGACGCGGTGCGCGGGGAGTTCTCCCGGTACGCGGGGGAGGCGCGGGAGTGCGCGCGCTCGGCGCCCGCCGCGGACCGGGTGGTCGAGGCGGGTGCGGTGCCGGGGGCGCCCGGGGGCGGTGCGCCGGTTGGGGCGGCGCCCCTCGCCCGGCCGCCTGCCGTCCCAGCGCCCCTCGCCCCGTCGGCCGCTGCGCCGCTTTCGCCCCTCGCACCGGACCCGGCGCCGTCCCGGCGGCGCGGCCCGCGGATCGCGGTGGCGGCCGTCGCCCTCGCGGTGTGCGTGGCGCTCGGCGTCCTGCTGCTGCCGGGGCTGCTGGACGGGACCGGCGACGGGAGCGGCGGTGCGACGGGCGGGCGGCCCGGTGCCTCCGCGTCCCCCTCGCCGTCCGTGCGGCCCACCCCCGCCACGCTCGTCCCGGGTGCGGACGCGGGGCGCACCGGCGACTTCGGGGAGCGGGGCGCCGACAGCGCGGCGCGCCCCGCGGGGTGGCAGCCGTGGACCGGCGGGAAGGGCACCGGCGACCACGGCTGCGCGCTGTCCGGGGACACGCTGGTCTGTTCCGGCAGCCGCGGGGTGACCGCGCTGGACGCGGCGACCGGCACCGAGCGGTGGAACGTCCCGGAGCGGACCGGCGGCGATGCGGTGGGCACGGACGGCCGGTCGATCGCGGCGGTCGTCGAGGGCACGGTGTACGCGTTCGTTCCGGAGGCCCTCCTCGGGCTCCGTCTCACCGACGGCAAGGAGGTGTGGCGCAAGCCGATGCGGAAGGGGTACCTCGGCACCGGCGCCGTGTACGCGGACGGGGTGGTCCACTACGTCTCGCGGATCCGGGGCGGCTCCACGGGCCGGCTGGTCGCCCAGCAGGTGACGGGCGCGAAGCGGCCGGAGAGGTGGAGCGTGGAGTACCACGAGTTCCAGTTCACGCTGCTGGTCGCCGAGGGGCGGCTGGTGGCGGTCGGCGGCGACATCCGGATCTTCGACGCGGCCTCCGGCGACCGGCTGCCCGGAATCGTCCAGGGCGATGTGCCGTGCGGTGAACCGGTGCTGCGGAAGGCCGAGTTGCTCTGTCTGGGCGAGGAGGGCATCACCGTGATCGATGTGACCCGCACCGATCGGCGCAGAACTCTGGCCACGGCGGCGACCGCGTCGTACCGGCCCGCCGTCTCCGCGGACGGCACGGTCGTCCTCTCCTCGCCCGGCCGGCTGCGCGCGTTGCGCCTCTCGGACGGCGAGGAGCTGTGGAGCCATGTCTCGGATCTGGCGCTCGCCGGAGGTACGTCGGTCTCGGGCGATCACGCCCTCGTCGCCGACGGCGAGGTGGTGGACGCCTTCGCGCTGGGCGGCCGGGGGAGCATCGAGATGACGGAGCGCAAGGTCCTGAACGGACCGTTGGAGGACAGCTCCCGCCTGATCGCGGTCGGGGACGTGCTGTTCCTGTCCTTCGACAACGACGGATCGGTCGTGTCCGGCTTCGCACCCTGA